gtttatttatttttgagagcgagagcatgagtgggagacgggcagagagagagggagacacagaatccgaagcaggctccaggctctgagctgtcagcacagaacccgatgtggggctcgaactcacaatcgtgagatcatgacctgagccaaagttagacacttaaccaactgagccacccaggcacccttcagttttaatatttttactaattcaaatgttttatttagttaatCTGAAATAATAGTTCTATTATAAATTTGCTTCACGTAAGGAATATCAGCAACACTAAATTGACAGTTTTCATGACAAAAAGTGCTTATTTACCAGAGTTCTTTtgttgctctttaaaaaatttaattaagtcTTTTAAAACTCTGTATTCCTAAATCCactactaaaagaataaaatcccaCATATCAGAGTATAGTGTTAGAACCATGAAAATCACATCCCTTGGGGAGAGTTATGACATTTTAGATTAGCCTTAACTCCATCCTCCTTAGAATCTGTTTGTACATTGATAAAAGTAAGAAATCTGCCCTGCATTCCTTTAACAGTGTTGTGATCATCacaggagaaaatgtttgtatACACACTTAGAAAATGATCTAAAGTACTACATAGGTGGTAATTTAGTGCTGAAGAGAGCTTTCTTCCAACAATTGCTTTTGGTGACATAGcttcaaataatatataatatatattatgaatatgaatatatataataatatataattcaaataatatataatatgaatgGCTTCTCACCAATGTTTTATTACTCATATTTGTACTCAAATTATTCTAAAAGGCAGTCCTACTTTGTCATATATCAGAATGTTTTCCAGAAAGGTGAGTGGCAATAAATTCAGTGATCTTTTGGAAACCTGtaacttttgtatatatttgggcttttatatatttctcatattttcagcaaaaatacacattaaatcaGGTTAGATTTGGAATTCCTACATTTGAATTCCCTTGGTTTCCCTTTGCACCTTAGTTCCTAATGCTCCTTCTTTCTTACTAGTTTCTCCAGTAACTTTAACAGATGTGGACAATACTACAGGTTTCTCAAATTACAACAAAATTATGCCTTGAACAATAGGAGTTGTATTCTAGCTTCTTTGACTACAAAGAAAATTCACTAGTGCCATGAACTAATGGAAACAGCACAGGGTGAGTCAACCCTAGGAATGAATCCCAGCTCTTCACAgttttattagctgtgtgaacttgggccaATCCTTCATCTTTGAagtatcaactttttaaaatctataaaatgggatactAACACCTATCTTATACAGTTGGAGTAAAGATTAAGTTATGATATTGTATGTGTAGTGCAGTATTTTACCTATAATAGGTGCTTgtgggagaggaaaaataattcacCCACTAACCTTCTGAGTTCTTAGCTGAGACTCTTGTAAtgaaagacagattaacaagagagaaagagaagtttattaacatgtgtACATACTCATCTATTCATGGGAGACACCCAGGGAAAGGTGAGTAACTCAAAGAGGTAGCTTTAGAGTTCAGGCTTAAATAGCATTTCTATAGGGAAAGGGGAAATGGGAAAAGTCCTCTTAGGGGAGAGTAAGTAGTTTTCATGGAAGTTGAATGGGTCCTTAGAGAATAGATGGGAGGTATGACAGTTTGGGACAAAGTTTGCTGACTTCTGCTCTCCTCTTTTATAAGAATCAATCTTTCCTGGTGGATGAAACTCCTAGGGAGGGGATTTATGACAGTGGAGTTGCTTCTGGAAGATCCATCTTTAGGTGTATGAGAGTTCAGAGAATGTCTCTGCCtgcatttgctgtttttcaagtgcttgcagctcaaaataatcactataccaaagtggcatatttggggtggcatattctgctacccttcaTGCGCAAcacaagttgttttgttttgttttccctttgtctcCTTCTGGGGAAATGTGAGAGCTCCACTGGGCCAATTCATAGACCAGTGAGGAAGAATGGAGAGACTGTTTCCATAGGTGGAGCAGTGGAGAATTGTTACTGGCTTTGAATCGAATGTCAAAGCAAATTCAGTTGCCTGCTTTCAGAGGCTTAGTCTCTAATGCACTCCTTCCCACAGAGACTTCTGCTATGCAGCATTGATTTCCAAGCATCAGACTCTGACAATGAAATGTTCtcaaacacttttttattttgggTTGCAAAAATACATGCTAATAGCCTGGAAAATACGTGCTAATAGTCTGGGGTACTTTTTCTTCTATAGATATTCTAGATTTAGAGAATGGTCCAACCAAATTAGCATTagccatgaaaataaaatcttccacAGCATTCCTTAAACTGTattcaaagcagagaaaaattataaatactttattatttggGGAAAGCATTTTAAGATTGTCACAGATTTTACATGATTCTTTCATGTAATTTGTCTTACATTTGACTCTTATTTTATGCTATTTGTAAATATGAGAAATTTATTagaaaagtgtttaaaatacaaaatgtttaaaacttaTTGAAGAAGCTTTCATTTTTCAACTTGTAGCTGCTGcatgatttttacagaaatgaagTAAACACCAGGTAATAATCATTAAACTACCAGGTGCCAGTAtgcccctctgctctcccccaaTTGTTTCCCAATATGTAGTTGTGTTTTCCCATTTTGAAGTAGCCTGACTAGTATGCTTCTGACTATAAATTTTAAgttgaatttatttgtgtattataAGCCactaagcttatttttatttttttaacattttcaactAAAGAGTACCATTTTACCTCATTACCAGATTCAGAAGAAGATGTTGTTGAAACTCCTGCTGTGTCCCATGATGAACACACACACCAAGAGATAAAGGGCCAGAAAACACTGGCTACCCCTGCAGTTCGCCGCCTAGCAATGGAAAACAATGTAAGTTTCCTTCGTATTTAAGTGCGAGATTACACAGAAAATACACATTTGTGTCCGAAAAAGTAGCCAGCTCTCCCATGAGGAGATGACTCAAGTTGagattaaaggaaaatgaaaatgtgtgttaCTGAGAAGTGATTGTTGCATAAAAGCACCaataagaaatgagaagaaattgcAAACTTCTTACTTATATTAATTGGGCAATGGGATTTTATTATTCTTCCTTAGAGCCTAATAGTCAGGGCTACCATTTTTTGAACACTTATAAATACTAGCGTTTTAGATCAGGCACCCTAGAAGCCAGCTTGAGACAGGGGTTTGGGTGCATGTAATGGAGTGACTGAGGGAGAGAATACCTTTTCTGGGAATGAGGGAAGCAagatagagaagggaagaaaagggaaatgggcCAGGCAACGATGTGGTCTCAAGGATCTGATTTAAAGGAGTTGGAGAACACCAAAGAATTGTACTGGGTTGAGGCTAGCAGACCAGCCTTTTGTATTCCTTCTTATCATCCAGTCATTGGTGCTTTCCCTTTAGGGCTAGGTGGCCCCCAGGTACTGCAATAAGTGTGTACGTGTTATGTCATTGATCTTTACAACAATGCTGTAAATTATGGGGGCTATTTAGAGACTTGGAGAGAGTCAAGTAACaggtccaagatcacacagctaacaCCGTGGTGGGGCCAGGATCCTGAAGTGAGATTCTGTGACTGCAGAACCAGTGCCCTTGATCATTACATACTGCCTCAACAATTATTGCCTTTGTTATTTGAGCGTTTATGAGTCAGACACCATGTACATGTTCTCTCTAATCCTCACAGCCATCCTGCAGGGTGGTTtggattatccccattttgcagatgacaaaagGCAGAGAAGTTGATTAAACTGCCTAAAATCAAGTAAGTAGCTGAACTGggaatttgtcttttttcaaaCTTGGGTTCTTTCCACTGTACCCCACAATGcaggattttgtctgtttttgagagaagTAGTTAAGtcacagtgggaaaaaaaaagaagcttacattttagaaatatgtaatgagtcattaaaatgttcatatccCTTTAGACAATTATCCTAACATTGGGAAACTGTCCCAAGGAAACAATCTAGGATATATTCTTCCAAGTGTTTTATATAGCCCAAAGTGAGAAGGCACATATGGTTCAAAATGAGGAATATGCTTGGGTAAATTATGTTATAAACACTTAATGAAAATTTATGCAGTGATTCAATGTGTTCAAATATGAAGACTATTTAGcataatagaaaatagaaataatagtatGAAACACTACATTGTTATGGGCATCAGATGAAATAATCTTGTGTATTGCTTTGAAAGTTATAAACTCTTTTActaatgttttttcttaattatatagaAAAACTGCCTATAACAATGcatgattttgttttcctatgCCATTTCTTAAAGATGTATATAATAACTAGAGATTTGTATAATTACTGGAAATCACTGGATTTGTTATTATaaatcaccttttcttttttcacagtttatgtatttattaattgaatttaaattatgaattataatttaaattattaaattataaattgtgaATCAAATTAAAAACCAATGGCATTTACAGTTGTTTGAAATTACCTAAAATTATTTGCTTAAATTCTCAAAATTCTTTGTTATAAACTAAATGTTTGACACTATAAAGTCTTATTCTTCTGAAGTCATCCTTAGAGAAGCACTAATACAAATGAAGCAGGACTTAACCCTGAGAAATTAATACACACTAAGTATGAGGCCATCATCTAAGCTTATGTGTctatttaaatagaattaaatttaaCAAGAATATTTTATCTCTGTAACCAAACACAAAGGGGATTAAATAAAGCCAGATCACAGTGTTTTCAGAAAgaatcatgggggcgcctgggtggcttaaccgactgagcgtcagtcggttaagcgtctgacgtcggctcagttcatgatctcacactccatgagtttgagccccccattgggctctgtgctgacagctcagagcctggagcctgctttgtatttagtgtccctctctctctctgcccctcccctgctcatgctgtgtctctctctgtctcaaaaataataaataaaaggggcgcctgcgtggctcagtcggttaagcagccgacttcggttcaggtcatgatcttgcggtccgtgaattcgagccccgtgtcaggctctgtgctgacagcttggagcctggagcctgcttcggattctgtgtctccctctctctctgaccctcccccgttcatgctctgtctctctctgtcccaaaaataaatacatgtttaaaaaataataataataataaataaaaacattaaaaaaaatttttttaataaaaaaaaaatcatgaacctTTTTGGTTCCTGGATCCAGTTCCAATGTGTATATCGGGAGTGGGCGTGGTCcccacaacaacaacaagcaaTTCTCTGGACAAAACGGTATCCTACAGTTCagctcagttctgacactatctgCCCACAGACAGTGCCAGAATTGACAGATTAATGATTCCATCCTACAAGActgcccacccttcccccacaATACTTCCTATGCTCTCTAGCCAGGTTATCACCAATGCTTCTGACCCACTACCTACAGAGACAAGGTTCCATTGACCTACCCTCCAATTTAGCATGCCAATCGCAAGCCCAGGTTATTAGCTATACTTTTGGCCTACTGGCTACAGATGAGAGGTCCACACAATCCCCtctttgggtttgattaatttccTAGAGCAGCTCATACAACATAGGAAACTCATTTACTCACCAGATTActgatttattataaaagaatacaactcaggaacagccagatggagggACACAGAGGTATATGTGGAAAGAGGTGAACAggttccatgccctctccaggtgtgcccatctccccaaatctccagtgTTCAACTTGGAGGCTCTCTAAATGCCTCCAAGCATTTTGGGGTGTTTTAGAAGCTTCATTACATAACCCCTACTGATTAAATCATTGCCTGTTAGCAACTGATTCAACCTCCTGCCCTGGGGTAGGGGTACTGAAAGTTACAAACGTCTAATCACAcagttggttcccctggcaaccagcctccATCTTTAGGCTCCCTAAGGGCTTTACAAAGGttcattaacataataaaagacaCTTTTTTATCACTGGTCATTtcaaggattttaggagctcgGTGCCAGATCTGGGGAGGAAGACCAAAAATATACTTGTCATAAATCACCATCTCACAATGAGTGTCTAGTGGAAAGTGGAATTATGTCATTTACTATTCTGTAGGAAGCAATAATAAAACATATGTGCCATTTAACTTGGGCTGAGAAACTCAACATTCCAAATATGcctcaataaaattaatttcaattttttcaatgtttatttttgggagagagagagacagacagacagagacagaacatgagtgagggaggggcagaaagagaggaagacccagaatctgaagccaactccaggctctgagctatcggtacagagccctatgcagggctcaaactcacaaacctggagatcatgactgagcggaagtcggatgcttaaccaactgagccacccaggcacccctaatttcaaTGTTTTGTACTTATCTTTCTTAAACAACTATCAgaaaaaactaagagcttttgtATGATGATTATTTTAACTATTAGTAGTAGTGATAGCCAGGTTGCTTTAAACATGCCATAAAGGCATGTACATGAGTGTCTTTCCACAATGTCAGCTTTATTCAATCATAAAGCATTTAACTGGGCTCATACATGTCACAATACAACACAACAAACAAGATACAATAAGGGGTAAGAGGTTAACAAACCAAACTCGAAGTCAGTGGTATGCATTTGAGAGTTAAGGTGAGGACTCGCTGTGGCCTGGGTCACCTCTTGGCACATGCTGCTTATTATGTTCAGGCAGTAGAGGATCAGATGTCTTCTGTTCAGAGATCAGTCAGGTGAACTTTTGGTGGTAACTGCCTTTTTAATGCAGTCACATGTGGAAGGCTCAGCATCTGGAGAGTCTGTTTGCTACAGAAGTCTTCCCTTTTTAAAGGAGTTTAGTCTTAGGCTTTGACAGGCCTCTGGTGATTCGAATCAGTTCCTGGTTCTTCCAGATTCTCACGACTTTACTGTTATCAGTCCTTAGTACTACGCTGGTTTGGGTGATGCGGCCTGCTGTTAGCTGCAATACCTTTGGCTGCTTAAGTCACTGCTTGACGTGAGTGAGTCCATCTTGCTCTCTAAGGTCAGAAACATGGGTTGACATTTGTTACAGTGTTTAACTCTTTAAACTTTGAGTTCTTCTTATATagtctccaaaaaagaaaaaaatctagtaaGAACtgcaagaagtttaaaaatagttgactttaaaaatataagttttcATAGCTATGGATTATATGCAGTGCAGTGCAGATTATCTGCAATGCAGATACTGCATCGTTAAACATTGGCAAATGGACGGTATAGATACTGCATTGTTAACACATTGGCAAATGAACAGTATATACAAAAGTAacaaatgtggggtgcctggttggctcagtcagttaagtgtccaacttccgctcaggtcatgatctcgcagttcctgagttcaagcccgaaatcaggctctctgctgcggtgaggagcctgctttggttcctttgtctccctctctcgctgcctcacccctgctcatgtGAGAcagcatgttctctttctctcttttaaaaaataaacttaaaaaaaaagtaacaaatgaattttaaaaagtaacaaatgatTACATATGAAGGGCAGCTATTGTTTGCTAACATTctatgaagataataaaaatgttctttccttATACTAATTTATTGGGcagagagccttttttttttttttttcaattggttAAATTCCATTTAGAGATTTAAATGATggacattttggggcgcctgggtggcgcagtcggttaagcgtccgacttcagccaggtcacgatctcgcggtccgtgagttcgagccccgcttcaggctctgggctgatggctcggagcctggagcctgtttccgattctgtgtctccctctctctctgcccctcccccgttcatgctctgtctctctctgtcccaaaaataaataaaaaatgttaaaaaaaaaattttttttttaaaaaataaaataaataaataaataaataaatgatggacattttatttttagcattaaaatgtgtcatttttttagATTAAGCTGAGTGAAGTTGTTGGCTCAGGAAAAGATGGCAGAATACTTAAAGAAGATATTCTCAACTATTTGGAAAAGCAGACTGGAGCTATATTACCTCCTTCACCAAAAGCTGAAATCGTGCCACCTCCACCCAAACCAAAAGACAGAACTATTCCCGTACCAATATCAAAACCTCCAGTATTCACAGGCAAAGACAAAACAGAACCCATAAAAGGTAATAACAGTAATGTAAGGCACTAGGACAAGTTATCTGGGGATATTTACTTCACTAGATCGTTCTGTATAGTATGGTGTTTTCAATTCTTACTGAGGGGAAAGTTCAAATTCCCCCTTTTTTAGCGGTGAAATAACATAGTTTTTCCAGAAAAGTTTCAGTGTATTTCTGTTAATTTCTGAAGAGTAATAGGTTGGCAGGTTTCTTGGACTATACACATGTATACTGATAATTGCTCTTTTTGAAGACTTAagatgttataatttttttttaagatgttacaATTTTCAGTTACCTTCCAAATAACTAGCTCTGATTtgttatttataaattcttaGGATAATTAACTTCCAGAAGAGTGGCTTTCCAAGAAATCCATTAGGTAAATACATGGcttgcatctttttatatgtttctgtATACCACAGCATCGAAGGCAGTTACTTCctaatgttattacacttgaccTTGGGTGCTCTGCTATAATCAGTGCTTCAGCATTGGAATTAGTGTCTTTCAAATCACGTAATAAAGATGGTAGCCTCAAGAGGAAAAGTTTAGTTGGAAAAGTAAATGACATTAGAGAGCCTTCAGTTTTAGTAAAAAGGTTTAAAGGATttaagaattcaaaaaaaaatacatgtatttaatgTTTTCCAGGCTTTCATAAAGCAATGGTCAAGACCATGTCTGTAGCCCTGAAGATACCTCACTTTGGGTATTGTGATGAGGTTGACCTTACTGAACTGGTTAAGTTACGAGAAGAATTAAAACCCATTGCTTTTGCCCGTGGAATTAAACTCTCCTTTTTGCCCTTTTTCTTAAAGGTGAGATTCATTCATTTCAGACAGGGCTTCAATAGgccattaaaattttgttttgcaaatatacAATGTGTTAACCATggatttagataaaaatattacttttcacCATATCATATGGTTAGAAAAATGTACAAGTGcactatttctttgtttcataggaatttataaatttgaaatttgtgTCATAATTTATCAACTCATCTCTTTGAGCTAGCTAAAGGATTGTCTTGCCAGTTAAGTAAAGCCTTTAATTCTGAAAAGATCACTCCAGCAAAATCCTGATTTGGACAAAAATGAGACTTGGTATCGTTCTTGCATGTCACTGACATGTGTTCgttttcatttactcaacaaactTAAATTGAACGTCCTGGGATTTGTTTCTAGGCCTTAGGACCATTATAAAACAAGacagtcaggggcacctgggtggctcagtcggttgagtgtctgacttcagctcaggtcacaatctcgcggtctgtgagttcgagccccgcgtcgggctctgggctgatggctcagagcctggagcctgcttccgattctgtgtctccctctatctctggccctcccccattcatgctctgtctctctgtctcaaaaataaataaataaataaaaattaaaaaacaaaaaacaaaaaaaaaagacagtcaaaaagcaaaacaaaacaacaaaaaaacaaaaacaaaaacaaaacaaacagcaacaacaaaacaaaaccaagacagTCAGCTGACCTTAAGCAGCTCAACGTCTAGCTCACATTCACAACCATTTATGAAGCAGGTACCATGTGGCAGACTATGTACTAAGCATGCTATATACATTATCTCTCTTAATTCTCAGAATACCCCTGACGTGTAAATATGGCTATATTCACTTTCTATTTAAGGAAATTAGGGTTCACAGAAATTGAGAAGCCTGTCAAGGATATATGGAACTTACAAGTGGAGAAGCCAAGTTTTGGGTTCTGGTC
The sequence above is drawn from the Neofelis nebulosa isolate mNeoNeb1 chromosome 2, mNeoNeb1.pri, whole genome shotgun sequence genome and encodes:
- the DBT gene encoding lipoamide acyltransferase component of branched-chain alpha-keto acid dehydrogenase complex, mitochondrial isoform X2; protein product: METAQDSEEDVVETPAVSHDEHTHQEIKGQKTLATPAVRRLAMENNIKLSEVVGSGKDGRILKEDILNYLEKQTGAILPPSPKAEIVPPPPKPKDRTIPVPISKPPVFTGKDKTEPIKGFHKAMVKTMSVALKIPHFGYCDEVDLTELVKLREELKPIAFARGIKLSFLPFFLKAASLGLLQFPILNASVDENCQNITYKASHNIGIAMDTEQGLIVPNVKNVQICSIFEIATELNRLQKLGSAGQLSTTDLTGGTFTLSNIGSIGGTYAKPVILPPEVAIGALGSIKVLPRFNEKGEVFKAQIMNVSWSADHRIIDGATMSRFSNLWKSYLENPAFMLLDLK